One genomic segment of Vespa crabro chromosome 3, iyVesCrab1.2, whole genome shotgun sequence includes these proteins:
- the LOC124422480 gene encoding protein trachealess isoform X9, which translates to MLPYQVAMDYGSFQRQSPVGVGVGVGGPHQGAAGALNINPAFTHSCILELRKEKSRDAARSRRGKENFEFYELAKMLPLPAAITSQLDKASIIRLTISYLKLRDFSGHGDPPWSRDGPPPNKTVKGTNRVRSAANAAVDHFEVHQGTHILQSLDGFAMAVAADGRFLYISETVSIYLGLSQVEMTGSSVFDYVHQQDHAEVAEQLGLGLASSASSSGPHSSSSGLASPSSAASEEHGSSSTANPDVSSLMSLSASGLYKGYDRAFCVRMKSTLTKRGCHFKSSGYRVVLLLCRLRPQYTFSHTRKTAPPLMGMVGLAIALPPPSVHEIRLETDMFVTRINFDFRIAHCEPKVSELLDYTADELTGKNLYTLCHGEDANRLRKSHIDLIHKGQVLTHYYRLMNKSGGYTWLQTCATVVCNSKNAEEQNIICVNYVISGREYENLIMDCCQLEDGVTGVKREDATGNDPENGSPDADRGEGRSRGGPTNQHQEHPHRSPPEDREDTRGSESEKRGNRHHDSMAQLQQEPQAAIGNISTLVVKLRGHKRKLQEEESSSNEEDEEEEVTEKVVNNERNNPLSPTPSNHSISTSEQVLCATSPKSRRSGEGNVRSGTTDVTENSGGGGGNSNPGSNTGGTDTGPASVGGVGATAGASVKDLEQAMSKHLPGTALNKSNSPSLHQPTDFSTDALLKQQQQRSTIQWIGAHHHLGHLSPQQSATAPLPASALLRQLYANRESVIRANVHGITSAGGARTPSSGGSYYASETGQNGPLPTPPGSEGSSTYGEHQFILTTHNQKASASGNSCGTDAFTSLVSSYSTAGGYAVDYHSAMTPPSSVSPRDKQQQQQHHHHHHHQQQPQQQQQQQQQQQLHPVNVISSYDTSSTYGEPVLRHQYEPAQPLPLKPQVYSATVHPSALDAAAAYASAGLGEQAQFYHHPAAAAAAAAAGFHIYHPSNKATANSWYGSTS; encoded by the exons ATGTTGCCCTATCAGGTGGCCATGGATTATGGAAGCTTTCAGCGGCAAAGTCCGGTCGGGGTCGGTGTCGGGGTCGGTGGACCCCATCAGGGGGCTGCCGGGGCGCTCAACATCAACCCCGCGTTCACGCACTCCTG TATCTTGGAACTGCGTAAAGAGAAAAGCCGAGACGCAGCGAGATCGAGACGGGGTAAGGAGAACTTTGAGTTCTACGAGCTAGCGAAGATGTTACCTTTGCCGGCGGCCATTACCTCTCAACTGGACAAAGCCTCCATTATAAGGCTTACCATCTCTTACCTCAAACTCCGAGACTTCTCGGGTCATGGTGATCCTCCATGGAGTCGTGATGGACCACCACCTAACAAAACTGTGAAAG GTACAAATCGCGTGAGGTCGGCAGCAAACGCGGCAGTAGATCATTTCGAGGTACATCAGGGTACACATATATTACAG TCATTGGATGGCTTCGCGATGGCGGTCGCTGCGGACGGAAGGTTCCTGTACATATCCGAGACCGTGTCGATCTACCTAGGTCTTTCGCAG GTAGAAATGACAGGTTCGAGCGTTTTCGATTACGTGCATCAGCAGGATCACGCTGAGGTCGCTGAACAATTAGGACTGGGTTTGGCTTCATCTGCAAGCTCTTCCGGTCCGCATTCGTCTAGTTCCGGTTTAGCTTCTCCGAGTAGTGCTGCTTCGGAGGAACATGGCTCGTCCTCGACCGCAAATCCAGACG tgtCTTCCTTGATGTCGCTCTCAGCGAGTGGTCTTTACAAAGGTTACGATCGTGCATTTTGTGTAAGAATGAAATCCACGTTAACGAAAAGAGGTTGCCATTTTAAATCTTCGGGTTATAGA GTCGTACTACTATTGTGTCGTTTGAGACCACAATACACGTTTAGTCATACGAGAAAGACGGCCCCTCCATTGATGGGTATGGTTGGCTTGGCTATCGCACTTCCGCCACCGAGCGTACACGAAATCCGATTGGAGACCGACATGTTCGTTACTCGTATCAACTTCGATTTTCGGATAGCACATTGCGAACCAAA GGTATCTGAATTATTGGATTATACAGCTGATGAATTAACGggtaaaaatttgtatacttTATGTCACGGTGAGGATGCGAATCGTCTTCGAAAATCACACATAGATC TAATCCACAAAGGACAAGTCTTAACGCATTATTACCGATTAATGAATAAAAGCGGAGGTTATACGTGGCTGCAAACATGTGCGACCGTCGTATGTAATTCTAAAAATGCTGAGGAACAAAACATCATTTGTGTAAACTATGTAATAAG CGGTCGTGAATATGAAAATCTAATTATGGATTGTTGTCAACTCGAAGACGGTGTTACTGGTGTTAAACGAGAGGATGCGACAGGAAATGATCCAGAAAATGGATCGCCTGATGCCGATAGAGGAG AAGGACGAAGTCGTGGAGGTCCGACGAATCAGCATCAAGAACATCCTCATCGTTCTCCGCCGGAAGATCGGGAGGACACACGGGGTTCCGAAAGCGAGAAGAGAGGCAACAGGCATCATGATAGCATGGCTCAGCTTCAGCAGGAACCACAGGCAGCAATAGGGAATATCAGCACGCTGGTGGTAAAATTACGTGGTCACAAGCGAAAGCTTCAGGAGGAGGAGAGCAGTTCGAATGAGgaggacgaagaggaggaggttACTGAGAAAGTGGTGAACAACGAGAGGAATAATCCTTTAAGCCCAACACCTTCAAATCACTCGATCTCTACAAGCGAACAAGTCTTGTGTGCGACGAGTCCAAAGTCTAGACGAAGTGGTGAAGGAAATGTTAGGTCTGGGACAACTGATGTAACCGAAAacagtggtggtggtggtgggaaTAGTAATCCTGGTAGTAACACCGGTGGAACCGACACCGGTCCTGCAAGCGTCGGTGGTGTTGGTGCTACAGCTGGGGCATCGGTGAAGGACCTGGAACAAGCGATGTCAAAGCATTTACCTGGTACAGCATTGAATAAATCTAATTCTCCGAGTCTACATCAACCTACAGATTTTAGTACGGATGCTTTGTTGAAACAACAACAGCAAAGAAGTACAATACAATGGATAGGAGCACATCATCACCTCGGTCACCTAAGTCCTCAACAATCGGCGACCGCACCGTTACCAGCCTCGGCCCTTCTCAGGCAACTCTACGCAAATCGGGAAAGCGTGATACGTGCGAATGTTCACGGGATAACGTCGGCTGGAGGTGCAAGGACACCTTCATCGGGTGGATCCTATTATGCCAGCGAGACCGGTCAAAACGGTCCACTACCAACACCACCGGGTTCCGAAGGTTCGAGTACCTATGGCGAACATCAGTTCATTCTAACTACACACAATCAAAAAGCTTCGGCCAGTGGTAACAGCTGTGGAACCGATGCTTTTACAAGTTTGGTATCTTCATATTCGACGGCAGGTGGTTACGCGGTAGATTATCATTCGGCCATGACGCCACCGTCGTCAGTCTCGCCTCGTGAcaagcaacaacagcaacagcatcatcaccaccatcaccatcaacAGCAAccacagcagcaacagcaacaacaacagcaacaacaacttCACCCGGTGAATGTGATCAGCTCGTATGACACCTCCTCGACCTATGGGGAACCTGTATTACGTCATCAGTACGAACCGGCTCAACCTTTACCTCTAAAACCACAAGTCTACTCAGCGACCGTTCACCCGAGTGCCCTCGATGCTGCGGCAGCATACGCCTCTGCTGGTCTCGGAGAACAAGCCCAGTTTTATCATCACCCAGCTGCAGCAGCGGCAGCCGCAGCAGCTGGTTTCCATATATATCACCCGTCTAACAAGGCAACGGCAAACAGTTGGTACGGTTCGACGTCCTAG
- the LOC124422480 gene encoding protein trachealess isoform X7 — protein MLPYQVAMDYGSFQRQSPVGVGVGVGGPHQGAAGALNINPAFTHSWFVPADLCVPYKQSQGPLLEPGILELRKEKSRDAARSRRGKENFEFYELAKMLPLPAAITSQLDKASIIRLTISYLKLRDFSGHGDPPWSRDGPPPNKTVKGTNRVRSAANAAVDHFEVHQGTHILQSLDGFAMAVAADGRFLYISETVSIYLGLSQVEMTGSSVFDYVHQQDHAEVAEQLGLGLASSASSSGPHSSSSGLASPSSAASEEHGSSSTANPDVSSLMSLSASGLYKGYDRAFCVRMKSTLTKRGCHFKSSGYRVVLLLCRLRPQYTFSHTRKTAPPLMGMVGLAIALPPPSVHEIRLETDMFVTRINFDFRIAHCEPKVSELLDYTADELTGKNLYTLCHGEDANRLRKSHIDLIHKGQVLTHYYRLMNKSGGYTWLQTCATVVCNSKNAEEQNIICVNYVISGREYENLIMDCCQLEDGVTGVKREDATGNDPENGSPDADRGEGRSRGGPTNQHQEHPHRSPPEDREDTRGSESEKRGNRHHDSMAQLQQEPQAAIGNISTLVVKLRGHKRKLQEEESSSNEEDEEEEVTEKVVNNERNNPLSPTPSNHSISTSEQVLCATSPKSRRSGEGNVRSGTTDVTENSGGGGGNSNPGSNTGGTDTGPASVGGVGATAGASVKDLEQAMSKHLPGTALNKSNSPSLHQPTDFSTDALLKQQQQRSTIQWIGAHHHLGHLSPQQSATAPLPASALLRQLYANRESVIRANVHGITSAGGARTPSSGGSYYASETGQNGPLPTPPGSEGSSTYGEHQFILTTHNQKASASGNSCGTDAFTSLVSSYSTAGGYAVDYHSAMTPPSSVSPRDKQQQQQHHHHHHHQQQPQQQQQQQQQQQLHPVNVISSYDTSSTYGEPVLRHQYEPAQPLPLKPQVYSATVHPSALDAAAAYASAGLGEQAQFYHHPAAAAAAAAAGFHIYHPSNKATANSWYGSTS, from the exons ATGTTGCCCTATCAGGTGGCCATGGATTATGGAAGCTTTCAGCGGCAAAGTCCGGTCGGGGTCGGTGTCGGGGTCGGTGGACCCCATCAGGGGGCTGCCGGGGCGCTCAACATCAACCCCGCGTTCACGCACTCCTGGTTCGTACCGGCGGACCTCTGTGTCCCGTACAAACAGAGTCAGGGTCCTCTCCTCGAGCCAGG TATCTTGGAACTGCGTAAAGAGAAAAGCCGAGACGCAGCGAGATCGAGACGGGGTAAGGAGAACTTTGAGTTCTACGAGCTAGCGAAGATGTTACCTTTGCCGGCGGCCATTACCTCTCAACTGGACAAAGCCTCCATTATAAGGCTTACCATCTCTTACCTCAAACTCCGAGACTTCTCGGGTCATGGTGATCCTCCATGGAGTCGTGATGGACCACCACCTAACAAAACTGTGAAAG GTACAAATCGCGTGAGGTCGGCAGCAAACGCGGCAGTAGATCATTTCGAGGTACATCAGGGTACACATATATTACAG TCATTGGATGGCTTCGCGATGGCGGTCGCTGCGGACGGAAGGTTCCTGTACATATCCGAGACCGTGTCGATCTACCTAGGTCTTTCGCAG GTAGAAATGACAGGTTCGAGCGTTTTCGATTACGTGCATCAGCAGGATCACGCTGAGGTCGCTGAACAATTAGGACTGGGTTTGGCTTCATCTGCAAGCTCTTCCGGTCCGCATTCGTCTAGTTCCGGTTTAGCTTCTCCGAGTAGTGCTGCTTCGGAGGAACATGGCTCGTCCTCGACCGCAAATCCAGACG tgtCTTCCTTGATGTCGCTCTCAGCGAGTGGTCTTTACAAAGGTTACGATCGTGCATTTTGTGTAAGAATGAAATCCACGTTAACGAAAAGAGGTTGCCATTTTAAATCTTCGGGTTATAGA GTCGTACTACTATTGTGTCGTTTGAGACCACAATACACGTTTAGTCATACGAGAAAGACGGCCCCTCCATTGATGGGTATGGTTGGCTTGGCTATCGCACTTCCGCCACCGAGCGTACACGAAATCCGATTGGAGACCGACATGTTCGTTACTCGTATCAACTTCGATTTTCGGATAGCACATTGCGAACCAAA GGTATCTGAATTATTGGATTATACAGCTGATGAATTAACGggtaaaaatttgtatacttTATGTCACGGTGAGGATGCGAATCGTCTTCGAAAATCACACATAGATC TAATCCACAAAGGACAAGTCTTAACGCATTATTACCGATTAATGAATAAAAGCGGAGGTTATACGTGGCTGCAAACATGTGCGACCGTCGTATGTAATTCTAAAAATGCTGAGGAACAAAACATCATTTGTGTAAACTATGTAATAAG CGGTCGTGAATATGAAAATCTAATTATGGATTGTTGTCAACTCGAAGACGGTGTTACTGGTGTTAAACGAGAGGATGCGACAGGAAATGATCCAGAAAATGGATCGCCTGATGCCGATAGAGGAG AAGGACGAAGTCGTGGAGGTCCGACGAATCAGCATCAAGAACATCCTCATCGTTCTCCGCCGGAAGATCGGGAGGACACACGGGGTTCCGAAAGCGAGAAGAGAGGCAACAGGCATCATGATAGCATGGCTCAGCTTCAGCAGGAACCACAGGCAGCAATAGGGAATATCAGCACGCTGGTGGTAAAATTACGTGGTCACAAGCGAAAGCTTCAGGAGGAGGAGAGCAGTTCGAATGAGgaggacgaagaggaggaggttACTGAGAAAGTGGTGAACAACGAGAGGAATAATCCTTTAAGCCCAACACCTTCAAATCACTCGATCTCTACAAGCGAACAAGTCTTGTGTGCGACGAGTCCAAAGTCTAGACGAAGTGGTGAAGGAAATGTTAGGTCTGGGACAACTGATGTAACCGAAAacagtggtggtggtggtgggaaTAGTAATCCTGGTAGTAACACCGGTGGAACCGACACCGGTCCTGCAAGCGTCGGTGGTGTTGGTGCTACAGCTGGGGCATCGGTGAAGGACCTGGAACAAGCGATGTCAAAGCATTTACCTGGTACAGCATTGAATAAATCTAATTCTCCGAGTCTACATCAACCTACAGATTTTAGTACGGATGCTTTGTTGAAACAACAACAGCAAAGAAGTACAATACAATGGATAGGAGCACATCATCACCTCGGTCACCTAAGTCCTCAACAATCGGCGACCGCACCGTTACCAGCCTCGGCCCTTCTCAGGCAACTCTACGCAAATCGGGAAAGCGTGATACGTGCGAATGTTCACGGGATAACGTCGGCTGGAGGTGCAAGGACACCTTCATCGGGTGGATCCTATTATGCCAGCGAGACCGGTCAAAACGGTCCACTACCAACACCACCGGGTTCCGAAGGTTCGAGTACCTATGGCGAACATCAGTTCATTCTAACTACACACAATCAAAAAGCTTCGGCCAGTGGTAACAGCTGTGGAACCGATGCTTTTACAAGTTTGGTATCTTCATATTCGACGGCAGGTGGTTACGCGGTAGATTATCATTCGGCCATGACGCCACCGTCGTCAGTCTCGCCTCGTGAcaagcaacaacagcaacagcatcatcaccaccatcaccatcaacAGCAAccacagcagcaacagcaacaacaacagcaacaacaacttCACCCGGTGAATGTGATCAGCTCGTATGACACCTCCTCGACCTATGGGGAACCTGTATTACGTCATCAGTACGAACCGGCTCAACCTTTACCTCTAAAACCACAAGTCTACTCAGCGACCGTTCACCCGAGTGCCCTCGATGCTGCGGCAGCATACGCCTCTGCTGGTCTCGGAGAACAAGCCCAGTTTTATCATCACCCAGCTGCAGCAGCGGCAGCCGCAGCAGCTGGTTTCCATATATATCACCCGTCTAACAAGGCAACGGCAAACAGTTGGTACGGTTCGACGTCCTAG